From the genome of Lotus japonicus ecotype B-129 chromosome 6, LjGifu_v1.2, one region includes:
- the LOC130723703 gene encoding PHD finger protein ALFIN-LIKE 4-like: MIVSPKNRRSVEEVFRDYCGRHSAIVKALTTDIERFYLICDPEQDNLCLFGHANGDWELGFPAEDVPTELPEPVVGINFARDGMKEKDWLLLVAAHSDAWLLSVAFYFGGRFGFGSVKRKRLFAMINELPTVSEMVTGTLKAKAKSSGSTSNNTKKDKSGSKGGGSASGKKSKKGKEEEEEDLDENEADGETETLCGVCGEAYETNQFWICCDKCDKWFHGKCVNVTEARADHIKQYKCPSCSKRGRHNNSS; encoded by the exons ATGATCGTTTCACCGAAGAACCGCCGGAGCGTGGAGGAGGTTTTTAGGGACTACTGTGGCCGCCATTCCGCCATTGTCAAAGCCCTCACCACTG ATATCGAGAGATTTTACCTCATTTGCGATCCTG AGCAAGACAACCTTTGTCTGTTTGGACATGCCAACGGAGATTGGGAGCTCGGTTTTCCTGCTGAAGATGTTCCAActgaacttccagaacctgtagTGGGCATCAATTTTGCCAGGGATGGCATGAAAGAAAAGGATTGGCTACTTTTAGTTGCTGCTCACAGTGATGCATGGCTGCTTTCAGTGGCTTTCTACTTTGGAGGAAGATTTGGTTTTGGCAGTGTTAAAAG GAAACGCCTGTTCGCTATGATTAATGAGTTGCCGACCGTATCTGAGATGGTGACCGGAACTTTAAAGGCTAAGGCCAAATCTTCAGGCTCAACTAGCAACAACACCAAGAAAGACAAGTCCGGTTCCAAAGGG ggAGGATCTGCATCGGGGAAAAAATCAAAGAaagggaaggaggaggaggaggaggatttggATGAGAAT GAGGCGGATGGTGAGACTGAGACCTTATGCGGTGTGTGTGGCGAAGCTTATGAAACTAACCAGTTCTGGATCTGCTGTGACAAATGTGACAAGTGGTTCCATGGAAAATGTGTGAATGTCACTGAGGCCAGGGCTGATCACATTAAACAGTACAAGTGCCCCTCATGCAGCAAGAGGGGTCGCCATAACAACTCATCTTAG
- the LOC130722048 gene encoding uncharacterized protein LOC130722048, producing the protein MDYKDELFFEHYYRCCPVSSINRPNLENGDKIVMPLSALDKLASLHIEYPMLFELQNPSAEKVTHCGVLEFVAEEGFIYVPNWMMENMSLRERDTVYMRSTTLEKGNFVKLQPHTKDFLDISDPKAALETALRSYSCLTTGDTIMIAYNNKKYYIDVVETRPSHAVSIIETDVEVEFVQPLDYQEPEKQIMLPAEAEDALASKTPQFSAFNGSARRLDGKLSTQSVEQTPSSNATKNSHRASGKLVFGSDANTPKTSTPTQPKGSLKSTSQESPDQKAEEPKFQAFMGKKHSLN; encoded by the coding sequence ATGGATTACAAGGATGAGCTCTTTTTTGAACACTATTACCGTTGTTGCCCTGTCTCCTCCATTAACAGGCCAAATCTTGAAAACGGTGATAAAATTGTCATGCCCCTTTCTGCCTTAGATAAACTTGCATCTTTGCACATTGAGTACCCTATGCTATTTGAACTGCAAAACCCTTCTGCTGAAAAAGTTACTCACTGCGGGGTTCTTGAATTCGTCGCTGAGGAGGGGTTCATATACGTACCGAACTGGATGATGGAAAATATGAGCCTGCGAGAACGAGACACTGTTTACATGAGAAGCACCACGCTCGAGAAAGGAAACTTTGTGAAGCTGCAGCCTCACACAAAGGATTTTCTGGATATCTCCGATCCGAAGGCGGCCTTAGAGACTGCATTGAGGAGTTACTCGTGTTTAACTACCGGTGACACAATCATGATTGCTTACAACAACAAGAAGTATTACATTGATGTGGTTGAAACTAGACCCTCTCATGCAGTTAGTATAATTGAAACAGATGTTGAGGTTGAATTTGTTCAGCCTCTTGACTATCAAGAGCCTGAGAAACAGATCATGCTGCCTGCAGAAGCTGAAGACGCTCTAGCATCAAAGACTCCGCAGTTCTCCGCATTCAATGGTTCGGCGAGACGTTTGGATGGAAAACTCTCAACACAATCAGTTGAACAAACTCCATCTTCAAATGCAACCAAGAATTCCCATAGAGCTTCTGGAAAGCTTGTGTTTGGGTCAGATGCAAATACACCCAAGACTAGTACTCCAACACAGCCAAAGGGTTCTCTGAAAAGCACAAGTCAAGAGTCACCTGATCAGAAGGCAGAAGAGCCAAAATTCCAAGCTTTCATGGGAAAGAAGCACTCATTAAATTGA
- the LOC130722047 gene encoding protein PLASTID MOVEMENT IMPAIRED 1-RELATED 1-like: protein MLSRMEAGKKSSGGTSGGSSNQKKLLKDVETINKVMYLDRSASRSSISSANSRSKPAGQSLFSDPKSRAKSSGNNDDGSSTLQKDKKSIWNWRPLKAFSHIRNKRFNCSFYLQVHLIEGLPSNFDDCSLSVYWKRRDGVLVTRPAKVVQSVAEFEEKLSYTCSVYGSRSGPHHSAKYEAKHFLLYASLLSAPELDLGKHRVDLTRLLPLTLEELEEEKSSGKWTTSFRLSGMAKGAVMNVSFGYTVVGDNANAARDSRNAPNVLIQRQNSLALTKPDANPRQYDGSSSVRRAGSLQILRSQDLSRAADEVKDLHEVLPPSKSVLASSIDILYKKFEEDKACNPPHNEPELDSFIENIEPIKLDAFASSDLGTVQHAGDDGNTCPGHDKPELDAFQENLEIIKQDGYSVPDSGKEDPQESQDNDFFVVDKGIELSPDESVKLEEPIKKAPEDASTVDSTPTLDTTAIQVYSEDGVKNDSLDEPNDSSKDQTVVGEFACEVNRSCTNELLQELESALNSVTELETVALESPDIMEAKSEYTMRKSHSLDDVTESVATEFLSMLGMDHSPGGLSSESEPESPRELLLRQFEKEALNGGFPLFAFDMDDDNEADDGYDVPTESELWNFSEGIESSSLLQDLPKEHLVESQDMKSKQKAQMLEDLETEALMREWGLNEKDFYHSPPKDYAGFGSPIHLPPEEPPTLPPLAEGLGPFLQTKDRGYLRSMNPSLFSNTKNDGNLIMQVSNPVVVPAEMGSGITEVLQCLASVGIEKLSMQAKELMPLEDITGKTMHQIAWEAMPSLEGAERQCNLQHDSTAGHDTTPVRRDLKGTPSGPKSAKSSSSSVANQTGSEFVSLEDLAPLAMDKIEALSIEGLRIQSGMSEEDAPSNIVAQSIGDLSALQGKGIDTSGSLGLEGAAGLQLLNVKDSTDGVDGSVDGIMSLSLTLDEWMRLDSGEIDDVDNISEHTSKLLAAHHANSFDFMRGISKGERRRGKGRKCGLLGNNFTVALMVQLRDPLRNYEPVGTPMLALIQVERVFVPPKQKIFSYVSEVRNNNDNDDDESEIVAKVEMKDTKKEEKSSEEEGIPQFKITEVHVAGLKNEPHKKKLWGTSSQQQSGSRWLVANGMGKGKGNNKLPLMKSKAASKSSAPVTTKVQPGETLWSISSRILGSGAKWKELAALNPHIRNPNVIIPNDTIRLS, encoded by the exons ATGTTGTCGAGAATGGAAGCTGGTAAGAAGAGTAGTGGTGGTACTAGTGGGGGTTCTAGTAACCAGAAGAAGTTGTTAAAGGATGTTGAAACTATAAACAAAGTTATGTATTTGGACCGAAGCGCGTCAAGGAGTTCGATATCTTCTGCGAATTCTCGATCTAAACCCGCCGGGCAGTCCTTGTTCTCTGATCCCAAATCGAGGGCTAAATCGAGTGGCAATAATGATGATGGTAGTAGTACATTGCAGAAGGATAAGAAGTCCATTTGGAATTGGAGGCCGCTGAAGGCGTTTTCGCATATTCGCAATAAGAGGTTCAATTGCAGTTTTTATCTCCAGGTGCATTTGATTGAAGGGTTGCCTTCCAATTTTGATGATTGCAGCCTTTCTGTGTACTGGAAGAGACGCGATGGGGTTCTGGTGACGCGTCCGGCGAAGGTGGTTCAGAGTGTGGCTGAGTTTGAAGAGAAGTTGAGTTACACTTGCTCAGTGTATGGAAGTAGGAGTGGGCCTCACCATTCTGCGAAGTATGAAGCGAAGCACTTTTTGCTGTATGCTTCGCTTCTCAGTGCGCCTGAACTTGATTTGGGGAAGCACCGGGTGGATCTGACGAGGCTGCTTCCTCTTACTCTAGAGGAGCTTGAGGAGGAGAAGAGCTCGGGGAAGTGGACTACTAGTTTTAGATTGTCAGGAATGGCGAAGGGTGCTGTGATGAATGTCAGTTTTGGGTATACTGTGGTTGGTGATAACGCTAATGCTGCCAGAGACAGCCGCAATGCTCCTAATGTTTTGATTCAGAGGCAGAACAGTCTTGCTTTGACGAAACCAGATGCTAATCCTAGACAGTACGATGGAAGCAGCAGTGTGAGGCGTGCTGGAAGTTTGCAAATCTTAAGGAGCCAGGACTTATCTCGGGCTGCGGATGAGGTAAAGGATCTTCATGAGGTACTGCCACCATCTAAGTCAGTGCTAGCTAGCTCCATAGACAtcttatataaaaaatttgaaGAAGACAAGGCATGTAACCCTCCACATAATGAACCTGAACTTGATTCGTTCATAGAAAACATTGAGCCAATCAAACTAGATGCATTTGCTTCATCCGATCTTGGAACTGTACAGCATGCAGGTGATGATGGAAATACATGTCCTGGGCATGACAAACCTGAACTCGATGCATTTCAAGAAAACCTGGAGATAATTAAACAAGATGGATATTCTGTACCTGATTCTGGAAAAGAAGACCCTCAAGAGAGTCAAGATAATGATTTTTTTGTCGTTGATAAGGGCATAGAGTTGTCACCAGATGAAAGTGTTAAACTAGAGGAACCCATCAAAAAGGCTCCTGAGGATGCTTCTACAGTTGACAGTACTCCTACCCTTGATACTACAGCTATACAAGTATATTCAGAAGATGGTGTTAAAAATGATTCCCTGGATGAGCCAAATGATAGTTCTAAGGATCAGACAGTGGTTGGCGAATTTGCTTGCGAAGTGAATCGTTCATGTACAAATGAACTGCTGCAAGAATTAGAATCAGCTTTGAATAGTGTAACAGAATTGGAGACAGTGGCACTAGAATCTCCTGATATTATGGAAGCCAAATCTGAGTATACGATGAGAAAGTCGCATAGCTTGGATGATGTTACAGAATCAGTTGCGACTGAATTTTTAAGCATGCTGGGCATGGACCACAGCCCAGGGGGCTTGAGTTCTGAAAGTGAGCCTGAGTCTCCAAGGGAGCTTCTTTTAAGACAATTTGAGAAGGAGGCTCTGAATGGGGGCTTTCCTTTATTTGCTTTTGACATGGATGATGATAATGAAGCAGATGATGGCTATGATGTTCCTACTGAATCTGAGCTGTGGAATTTCTCTGAGGGTATTGAGTCATCATCTTTATTGCAAGATCTGCCGAAGGAGCATCTAGTTGAGTCTCAGGACATGAAGAGTAAACAGAAGGCTCAGATGTTAGAAGACTTGGAAACTGAAGCCTTAATGCGTGAATGGGGTTTGAATGAGAAGGATTTCTATCATTCTCCACCAAAAGATTACGCTGGTTTTGGAAGTCCAATTCATTTACCACCGGAAGAGCCTCCCACATTGCCCCCCCTTGCTGAGGGATTAGGCCCTTTTCTTCAGACTAAAGACAGGGGTTATCTACGCTCTATGAACCCCTCACTTTTTAGCAACACTAAAAATGATGGGAACTTAATCATGCAGGTTTCCAACCCTGTTGTGGTACCTGCAGAAATGGGTTCTGGAATAACAGAGGTTTTGCAGTGCTTGGCTTCAGTGGGAATTGAAAAACTCTCAATGCAGGCAAAGGAGTTAATGCCTCTGGAAGATATCACAGGGAAGACAATGCATCAAATAGCATGGGAAGCTATGCCTTCCTTAGAGGGAGCAGAGAG GCAATGTAATTTGCAGCATGATTCAACAGCAGGGCATGATACTACTCCTGTGCGAAGGGACTTGAAAGGAACACCATCTGGACCAAAGTCTGCTAAGTCTAGTTCAAGTTCAGTGGCGAACCAGACAGGCTCAGAGTTTGTTTCATTGGAAGACCTTGCCCCATTGGCTATGGATAAAATTGAAGCGCTTTCAATTGAGGGTTTGAGAATACAATCTGGGATGTCGGAGGAGGATGCACCGTCAAACATCGTTGCACAATCCATTGGGGATTTGTCAGCTCTCCAGGGCAAGGGGATTGATACTAGCGGATCCCTTGGCCTGGAAGGAGCTGCTGGTTTGCAGTTGTTGAATGTAAAAGACAGCACTGATGGTGTTGATGGGAGTGTTGATGGGATAATGAGCCTGTCATTAACTCTTGATGAGTGGATGAGGCTGGATTCTGGTGAGATTGATGATGTAGATAATATCAGTGAACACACTTCCAAACTTCTTGCAGCCCATCATGCTAATTCTTTCGACTTTATGCGTGGGATTTCAAAGGGAGAGAGGAGACGAGGCAAAGGCAGAAAATGTGGTTTGCTAGGAAACAATTTCACAGTAGCATTGATGGTGCAACTTCGCGATCCTCTGAGAAACTATGAGCCTGTTGGAACGCCAATGCTTGCTCTTATACAAGTTGAGAGAGTGTTTGTCCCGCCAAAGCAGAAAATTTTCAGCTATGTATCTGAGGTAAGAAACAACAATGATAACGATGATGATGAGAGCGAAATAGTAGCAAAGGTGGAGATGAAGGACAcaaagaaagaggaaaaaagCTCTGAAGAGGAAGGCATCCCACAGTTCAAAATTACTGAAGTTCATGTGGCAGGTTTGAAGAATGAGCCTCACAAGAAGAAGCTCTGGGGCACTTCAAGTCAGCAACAGTCTGGTTCGCGCTGGTTGGTGGCTAATGGAATGGGGAAGGGGAAGGGTAATAATAAGCTTCCATTGATGAAATCAAAGGCTGCTTCAAAATCTAGTGCTCCAGTTACAACAAAGGTGCAGCCGGGTGAAACCTTGTGGAGCATATCTTCTCGGATTCTTGGTTCAGGAGCGAAATGGAAGGAATTGGCAGCACTGAATCCTCATATAAGAAACCCTAATGTCATTATACCAAATGACACTATTAGACTTAGTTAA
- the LOC130726559 gene encoding glycerophosphocholine acyltransferase 1-like, whose amino-acid sequence MSDNDDHAELTDNESSAKMKRRLRDRSKEVLSKQAVKIAKRAEEHESFINKVTHLLGVLGFGGFCFLLGARPQDIPFVYCLFYVTFVPLRWIYYRFKKWHYYLLDFCYYANTIFLIYLLFYPRNEKLFLVCFSFAEGPLAWALIIWRCSLVFSSVDKIVSVLIHLLPGLVFFTIRWWNPATLEAMRPEGTAERAMWPYVEDKSYLWTWLFLVPLVVYTLWQVLYFLIVNVLRRQRFLRDPEVMTSYRELSKKAQKANNIWWRSSGLLGDQNRFLMYIVFQGMFTVATTALTVPIFLSYELSVVFQILKISASAWNGGSFVLDVMPKQVILKEKKKSEVIQHAQIQKQPS is encoded by the exons ATGTCTGACAACGATGACCATGCAGAGCTCACAGACAATGAATCCTCTGCAAAGATGAAGCGTAGGCTCAGGGATAGGTCCAAG GAGGTGTTGTCCAAACAAGCCGTTAAGATCGCCAAACGTGCAGAAGAACATGAGAGTTTCATCAACAAG GTGACTCATCTTTTGGGGGTTCTTggctttggtgggttttgcttCCTCTTAGGGGCAA GACCCCAAGACATTCCCTTTGTATATTGTTTGTTCTATGTCACCTTTGTTCCCCTTCGTTGGATATACTACAGGTTCAAGAAATGGCATTACTATCTCCTG GACTTTTGCTATTATGCCAATACAATCTTCTTGATTTACCTTCTTTTTTATCCAAGGAATGAAAAGCTCTTTTTGGTTTGCTTCTCATTTGCTGAG GGGCCATTAGCATGGGCTTTGATTATTTGGCGCTGCAGCTTGGTTTTCAGTTCTGTTGATAAAATTGTTAGTGTTCTTATCCATCTTTTACCTG GATTGGTTTTCTTTACCATCCGATGGTGGAATCCTGCAACCTTAGAAGCCATGCGACCGGAGGGAACTGCAGAAAGAGCTATGTGGCCTTATGTTGAAGATAAATCCTATCTCTGGACATGGCTGTTTCTGGTTCCTTTAGTAGTTTACACTCTCTGGCAGGTCCTGTACTTCCTCATCGTCAATGTCCTCCGTCGACAACGGTTTCTAAGAGATCCTGAAGTCATGACTTCCTACAG GGAACTCTCGAAAAAAGCTCAGAAAGCAAACAATATATGGTGGCGCTCAAGTGGCCTGCTTGGGGATCAAAATCGTTTCCTGATGTACATTGTGTTTCAAGGCATGTTTACTGTGGCAACCACAGCCCTAACTGTTCCCATTTTCTTATCATATGAATTGTCTGTAGTTTTCCAAATACTGAAGATTTCTGCATCAGCATGGAATGGGGGAAGCTTTGTGTTAGATGTAATGCCAAAGCAGGTGATTCTCaaggagaaaaagaaatcaGAGGTCATCCAGCATGCGCAAATTCAAAAACAACCATCATAG
- the LOC130725556 gene encoding pentatricopeptide repeat-containing protein At5g39710-like — protein MAVLFTVTGAIQIFCAEGRITEADEVLEEMNRKGLAPDKTTYTSLIHLFCKYQVYKADKVMGDMTLSGFSPSVATYNELVLAYCRAERVDEALRVLGVMDEKVWSQIWFHSMLFLRYIRLSDMIFSGFSPSVATYNELVLAYCRVERVDEALRVLRGMDEKGVEPNLVSFNVVLEVLSRQHRWEDFEAVVEEMHRRGLAPDETTYTSLIINYCDKWQVDDAYKLLSEIIASGLSPSVATYNQLVRAYCIKDKVEEAVGIFRGMAERGLSPDAQSYNTIITKFCEDKELEKAIEMKTKMVEKGILPDAVTFSSLIQALCLQRRLSEAFDLFREMLRGGVLPGQFTYQFLMNAYCLEGDFSMAFILHDEMIHKGLLSDFVTGFSPSLVTYNALIHGYCSLGRVEEALGILMGMVEMGLSPDAVSYNIVISGYCKLKELGKAYGLKLEVDEMPHIWGCCIRVSSSLMEGLSDEATYTSVINDYCVEGEVSKALTLTDEMSEMSRYEGHLRESILDYLLMNGLDKKARTSDTKKSLLVLFYGWCSRPPSFTYDTLIENCSNNEFKSMIELAKSFWMRGLKNEAAGVFNTVLQWNYKPDGAVYNFIYC, from the exons ATGGCGGTTCTTTTTACAGTTACTGGCG CTATTCAGATATTCTGCGCGGAAGGGAGGATAACAGAGGCTGATGAGGTGCTTGAGGAGATGAATCGGAAGGGTTTGGCCCCTGATAAGACGACTTACACGTCTCTGATTCATTTGTTCTGCAAATACCAGGTATATAAGGCTGATAAGGTTATGGGTGACATGACTTTAAGTGGTTTTTCGCCTTCGGTTGCTACCTACAACGAGCTTGTTCTTGCGTACTGCCGTGCTGAGAGGGTTGATGAGGCCTTAAGGGTTTTGGGGGTCATGGACGAGAAGGTGTGGAGCCAAATTTGGTTTCATTCAATGTTGTTCTTGAG GTATATAAGGTTGAGTGACATGATTTTTAGTGGTTTTTCGCCTTCGGTTGCTACCTACAACGAGCTTGTTCTTGCGTATTGTCGTGTTGAGAGGGTTGATGAGGCCTTAAGGGTTTTGAGGGGCATGGACGAGAAGGGTGTGGAGCCAAATTTGGTTTCATTCAATGTTGTTCTTGAGGTTTTGTCCCGGCAACACAGGTGGGAAGATTTTGAGGCGGTGGTTGAGGAGATGCATCGAAGGGGTTTGGCCCCTGATGAGACGACTTACACGTCTCTGATTATAAACTACTGCGACAAATGGCAGGTAGATGACGCTTATAAGCTTTTGAGTGAAATTATTGCTAGTGGGCTTTCACCCTCGGTTGCTACATACAACCAGCTTGTTCGTGCATATTGCATTAAGGACAAGGTTGAGGAGGCTGTAGGGATTTTCAGGGGCATGGCTGAGAGGGGTTTGTCACCTGATGCTCAAAGTTATAACACTATAATTACTAAGTTTTGCGAAGACAAGGAGCTGGAAAAGGCGATTGAAATGAAGacgaagatggttgagaagggCATCTTGCCTGATGCCGTCACATTTTCGTCGCTTATACAGGCCCTATGCCTGCAACGAAGACTGTCTGAAGCTTTTGATCTCTTTCGAGAGATGTTGCGCGGGGGTGTGTTGCCAGGTCAGTTTACTTATCAATTTTTGATGAACGCTTATTGTCTTGAAGGTGATTTCAGTATGGCTTTTATCTTGCACGATGAAATGATACACAAGGGTTTATTGTCTGATTTTGTTACTGGGTTTTCACCATCTCTTGTTACTTACAACGCCCTTATTCATGGGTATTGCTCTTTGGGGAGGGTTGAGGAGGCTCTCGGGATTTTGATGGGCATGGTTGAGATGGGCTTGTCCCCTGATGCCGTTAGTTATAACATTGTTATTTCCGGATATTGCAAACTCAAAGAGTTGGGGAAGGCGTATGGTTTGAAGTTGGAGGTGGATGAAATGCCCCATATCTGGGGGTGTTGTATTAGAGTGTCTTCATCACTTATGGAAGGCCTGTCGGATGAGGCTACTTATACCAGTGTGATCAATGATTATTGTGTTGAAGGTGAAGTGAGTAAGGCTCTTACATTGACCGATGAAATGAGTGAAATGAGTCGCTACGAGGGTCATTTGCGAGAATCTATTCTCGATTATTTACTTATGAATGGGCTTGATAAGAAAGCTAGAACAAGTGATACTAAGAAGTCCCTTCTGGTGTTGTTTTATGGTTGGTGTAGTAGACCACCATCTTTCACATATGATACTCTGATAGAGAACTGCAGTAATAATGAATTTAAGAGTATGATAGAGCTTGCCAAAAGTTTCTGGATGAGGGGTTTAAAGAACGAAGCAGCCGGTGTTTTCAACACAGTGCTTCAATGGAATTATAAGCCAGATGGAGCAGtttacaattttatttattgttga